In the Theobroma cacao cultivar B97-61/B2 chromosome 1, Criollo_cocoa_genome_V2, whole genome shotgun sequence genome, one interval contains:
- the LOC18613500 gene encoding homeobox protein LUMINIDEPENDENS — MDVLKENLAEVEIGNTVESLQNFIDLQRELFHSQIDQLQNIVVTQCKLTGVNPLAQEMAAGALSIKIGKRPRDLLNPKAVKYMQAVFSIKDAISKKESREISALFGVTLTQVRDFFASQRTRVRKQVRLSREKAVRSNACKETEEGVVLSESDAMIPVEPVPLNSVGPVNAEEAPSCSTLDDALTGIDELDKHFVENIFTKMRKEETFSGQVKLLEWILQIQNPSVLYWFLTKGGVMILATWLSQAAVEEQTTVLFIILKVLCHLPLQKALPEQMSAILQSVNKLCLYRFSDISHRARLLISRWSKMFARSQAAKKPNGLKSSADAQNELLLKQSISEIMGDEPWQSNVDNSEEILATSNVRKLESPQVLKLLPASMDDSTKKNILGVSGSHSRERRKVQLVEQPGQKMAGKSSQTTRTVPISQSRPMSADDIQKAKMRALYMQSKYGKPGSSSNGMNEAKSEGLNKPSTSQASFSPPVSKVHVRPAEEQKKPVILPPKTSNRLGTSLDPKQNMDSKEPPWEKCQKVKIPWHTPPEVKLNELWRVGAGENSKEVDVQKNRNRRERETFYYTIQEIPSNPKEPWDREMDYDDTLTPEIPTEQPPDTDSTETQVTHGEHVNSAATLAPSSSHIGGGVAAEPDLELLAVLLKNPALVFALTSGQAGNLTSEETVKLLDMIKAGGAGNSNNIGKNVEEKVEVSLPSPTPSSNPGTGGWKPEAVRNPFSQQSQIGNTVAQASLGVGTTTPVAERLPATSMAAPQQDANGQLLAQQLAAAIAQLLPQSSAMTPEKRQSPNVAFSHHGHPSNSPAMQPPASEIALTLKNLPIANSSLTNLSAAAGPSLRVETLTNVKPAPISMTPNAPEKLHSSFSISPLMPTLSRPQTPPHLRPQLPQVTDPPLHTHLYSSRPPVGNIGPMSDPWRARQSLASNPLSQANQTNYNASFGGSVQPQSRSGPPWEGNEYVGHDGFESWSPENSPNRFSEYVPGRNYLEPRMNSGWSYRPDRSWQRSTPGYRDQNREGNRRWRDRR, encoded by the exons ATGGACGTTTTGAAGGAGAATTTGGCGGAGGTAGAGATTGGGAACACCGTGGAGTCGCTTCAAAATTTCATAGACTTGCAGAGGGAGCTCTTCCACAGCCAGATCGATCAGCTTCAAAACATCGTCGTTACACAATGCAAACTTACAGGCGTCAACCCTCTCGCCCAGGAAATG GCAGCTGGTGCTTTGTCAATAAAAATTG GAAAACGACCGAGAGATTTGCTAAACCCTAAGGCTGTAAAGTATATGCAAGCTGTTTTTTCCATTAAAGATGCGATTAGTAAGAAAGAATCTCGTGAGATTAGTGCTCTATTTGGTGTTACACTCACGCAG GTGCGCGATTTTTTTGCTAGCCAACGCACTAGAGTAAGAAAGCAAGTTCGGCTGTCGAGGGAGAAAGCTGTAAGATCTAATGCATGCAAAGAAACAGAAGAAGGGGTGGTTCTAAGTGAGTCTGATGCCATGATACCTGTTGAGCCAGTTCCCTTAAACTCTGTTGGCCCTGTTAATGCCGAAGAAGCACCATCTTGCTCAACACTGGATGATGCTCTTACTGGCATAGATGAGTTGGATAAACATTTTGTCGAAAATATATTCACTAAGATGCGGAAAGAAGAAACTTTTTCTGGGCAAGTGAAACTATTGGAGTGGATCTTGCAGATACAAAATCCTTCAGTATTATACTG GTTTTTAACTAAAGGTGGTGTTATGATTTTAGCAACATGGTTGAGTCAAGCAGCTGTTGAAGAACAAACTACTGTTCTCTTTATCATCCTCAAG GTTCTTTGTCATTTACCTCTACAAAAAGCTCTCCCTGAACAAATGTCAGCCATACTGCAAAGTGTGAACAAGCTGTGTTTGTACAGGTTTTCAG ACATATCACACAGGGCAAGGCTTTTGATATCACGGTGGAGCAAGATGTTTGCAAGAAGCCAAGCCGCGAAGAAACCTAATGGTTTGAAGTCATCTGCTGATGCGCAGAATGAGTTGTTACTGAAGCAGAG TATCAGTGAAATTATGGGTGATGAACCGTGGCAGTCAAATGTTGACAATTCT GAAGAGATTCTTGCTACTTCTAATGTCAG GAAATTGGAGTCTCCACAAGTTCTGAAACTGCTGCCGGCATCCATGGATGACTCCACAAAGAAGAACATCCTTGGTGTATCTGGTTCCC ATAGCAGGGAACGCAGGAAGGTTCAGTTAGTGGAACAGCCAGGGCAAAAGATGGCTGGCAAAAGCTCACAGACAACAAGAACAGTACCTATCAGCCAAAGTCGCCCCATGTCCGCTGATGATATCCAAAAAGCAAAAATGCGTGCTCTATATATGCAGAGTAAATATGGAAAACCGGGTTCCTCCTCTAATGGAATGAATGAAGCAAAGAGTGAAGGTCTAAACAAACCTTCAACTTCTCAGGCCAGCTTTTCTCCACCAGTTTCTAAAGTTCATGTCCGGCCTGctgaagaacaaaagaaaccTGTAATACTTCCCCCTAAAACTTCTAACAGGCTGGGAACTTCTCTTGATCCAAAACAGAATATGGATTCAAAGGAGCCTCCATGGGAGAAATGCCAGAAGGTCAAAATCCCATGGCACACACCACCAG AAGTAAAACTCAACGAGCTTTGGAGAGTTGGTGCTGGTGAGAATAGCAAAGAGGTTGATGTGCAGAAAAACAGAAACCGTAGAGAGAGGGAAACATTCTATTACACAATCCAGGAGATACCATCAAACCCCAAGGAACCGTGGGACCGAGAAATGGATTATGATGACACGCTGACCCCAGAAATCCCAACTGAACAGCCACCTGATACTGACTCTACTGAAACACAGGTTACCCATGGTGAACATGTAAATAGTGCAGCCACTTTGGCACCTTCTTCCTCCCACATAGGTGGTGGCGTTGCAGCTGAACCAGATCTTGAGTTGTTAGCTGTACTGCTGAAAAACCCGGCTTTGGTTTTTGCCTTGACTTCTGGCCAAGCTGGTAACTTGACAAGTGAAGAAACAGTGAAGCTGCTAGACATGATTAAGGCTGGTGGGGCTGGTAATTCAAATAATATTGGTAAAAACGTGGAAGAGAAGGTTGAAGTGTCTCTTCCATCCCCAACTCCATCGAGCAATCCTGGAACG GGTGGATGGAAACCGGAGGCAGTCAGGAACCCCTTTTCACAGCAAAGTCAAATTGGAAACACAGTTGCCCAAGCTTCTCTTGGAGTTGGCACCACCACTCCTGTTGCGGAAAGGCTTCCTGCTACTAGCATGGCGGCGCCACAGCAAGACGCAAATGGCCAATTATTAGCCCAACAGCTTGCAGCGGCCATAGCACAGTTGTTGCCTCAATCAAGCGCCATGACTCCTGAAAAGCGACAGTCTCCTAATGTTGCTTTTTCACACCATGGTCATCCATCTAATTCTCCAGCTATGCAACCACCGGCTTCCGAGATAGCCTTAACCTTGAAAAATCTACCCATTGCTAACTCTTCCTTAACAAACTTGTCAGCTGCAGCTGGTCCCTCATTGCGGGTTGAAACCTTGACTAATGTGAAACCTGCACCAATCTCCATGACACCAAACGCACCAGAAAAACTgcattcttcattttctatttctcCCTTGATGCCAACACTGTCACGGCCGCAAACACCACCACATCTACGGCCACAACTACCCCAAGTAACTGATCCTCCTCTTCATACGCATCTATATTCATCGAGGCCCCCAGTGGGAAACATAGGTCCAATGTCTGATCCTTGGAGGGCGAGGCAGAGTTTGGCTTCTAATCCTCTTTCTCAGGCTAATCAAACCAATTATAATGCATCGTTTGGAGGATCTGTGCAGCCTCAGTCGCGGTCAGGTCCTCCTTGGGAAGGAAATGAGTATGTGGGGCATGACGGGTTTGAGTCATGGAGTCCAGAGAATAGTCCAAATAGGTTTTCAGAGTATGTGCCAGGAAGGAACTACCTGGAACCCAGAATGAATTCCGGTTGGAGTTATAGACCTGACAGGTCATGGCAACGGAGTACTCCTGGTTACAGGGACCAGAACAGAGAGGGAAATAGAAGATGGCGTGATAGAAGATGA
- the LOC18613501 gene encoding metal tolerance protein C1 isoform X1 has product MGFRFQNLNPMYRSYLSRLSSPKNPHPNPVIVQSLNPHFHIYSPPLFSDNPNYSIPRRWHFGHSHDHHDHHHNITKEGEKIFRLGLGADIGLATTKALTGYLSGSTAIIADAAHSISDVVLSGVALWSFKAAKAPKDEEHPYGHGKFETLGALGISCMLLATAGGIAWHALDLLIGLLSTVPEVVNNHLLAHGHIDHHGGNHHGIDMDHPILALNVTIVAICVKEGLYWITKRAGERQGSGLMKANAWHHRADAISSVVALIGVGGSILGVKFLDPLAGLVVSGMILKAGLETGYQSVLELVDAAIPAEQLEPINQTILQVEGVKGCHRLRGRRAGSNLYLDVHIVVDPFSSISAAHGIGENVRHQIHKSHPEVTEVFIHIDPAYVEFSPDVMDQKESLKRIMEQKSNISAREEDVEAIVCGTFSSKFPEKFVVERITRHMLRGKLLLEVEVGMPPDIMICDAMEAAKEAEKEILNAASNIVHVNVQLRLGRPIPEFRYI; this is encoded by the exons ATGGGATTCAGGTTCCAAAATCTAAATCCCATGTACAGATCCTACCTCTCAAGGCTCTCTTCACCCAAAAATCCCCATCCCAACCCCGTCATAGTCCAGTCCCTCAATCCCCATTTCCATATCTACTCTCCCCCTCTCTTCTCTGATAACCCCAATTACAGCATCCCCAGACGgtggcattttggtcattctCATGATCATCACGATCACCACCATAATATAACCAAGGAAGGAGAGAAAATATTCCGGTTGGGTCTAGGAGCGGATATTGGGTTAGCTACTACTAAAGCTTTGACTGGTTATTTATCTGGAAGCACCGCCATCATCGCCGACGCAGCCCATTCTATTTCCGACGTG GTTCTAAGTGGGGTTGCATTATGGTCATTCAAAGCTGCAAAGGCTCCCAAAGACGAAGAACACCCATATG GACATGGTAAATTTGAAACTCTTGGAGCCCTGGGAATTTCTTGTATGCTTTTGGCGACTGCTGGTGGTATTGCTTGGCATGCTTTAGATCTCCTAATT GGGTTGCTGTCCACTGTTCCTGAAGTAGTTAATAATCATTTGTTGGCTCATGGACATATCGATCATCATGGTGGAAATCATCATGGAATTGATATGGATCACCCTATACTAGCTTTGAATGTGACCATTGTAGCAATATGCGTTAAAGAAGG GCTTTACTGGATAACAAAAAGAGCTGGGGAAAGGCAGGGCAGTGGACTGATGAAAGCAAATGCATGGCATCACCGTGCAGATGCAATTTCATCTGTAGTTGCACTTATTGGGGTTG GAGGCTCTATTCTTGGAGTAAAGTTTTTAGATCCTCTTGCTGGACTGGTTGTCTCAGGAATGATTCTAAAAGCTGGTCTGGAGACTGGATACCAGAG TGTCCTTGAACTTGTCGATGCTGCAATCCCTGCAGAACAGTTGGAGCCCataaatcaaacaattctACAAGTTGAAGGAGTCAAG GGATGCCATCGTTTGAGAGGAAGGAGAGCTGGTTCAAATCTGTACCTTGATGTACATATTGTG GTCGATCCCTTTTCTAGTATTAGTGCTGCACATGGCATTGGTGAAAATGTTCGTCATCAAATTCATAAATCACACCCTGAAGTGACTGAAGTTTTCATACACATAG ATCCTGCATATGTAGAGTTCTCTCCTGATGTAATGGACCAGAAAGAAAGTTTGAAGAGAATCATGGAACAGAAAAGTAATATTTCTGCCAGGGAGGAAGATGTTGAAGCAATTGTTTGTGGCACGTTTTCGTCAAAGTTTCCAGAG AAGTTTGTGGTTGAGCGCATAACCCGTCACATGTTGCGAGGAAAGCTATTACTCGAAGTTGAGGTTGGCATGCCTCCCGATATCATGATTTG CGATGCTATGGAAGCGGCGAAGGAAGCAGAAAAGGAGATACTGAATGCAGCTTCAAACATTGTTCACGTCAATGTTCAGCTAAGATTAGGGCGTCCCATTCCAGAGTTCAGGTACATATAG
- the LOC18613501 gene encoding metal tolerance protein C1 isoform X2, with protein MGFRFQNLNPMYRSYLSRLSSPKNPHPNPVIVQSLNPHFHIYSPPLFSDNPNYSIPRRWHFGHSHDHHDHHHNITKEGEKIFRLGLGADIGLATTKALTGYLSGSTAIIADAAHSISDVVLSGVALWSFKAAKAPKDEEHPYGHGKFETLGALGISCMLLATAGGIAWHALDLLIALLDNKKSWGKAGQWTDESKCMASPCRCNFICSCTYWGCVLELVDAAIPAEQLEPINQTILQVEGVKGCHRLRGRRAGSNLYLDVHIVVDPFSSISAAHGIGENVRHQIHKSHPEVTEVFIHIDPAYVEFSPDVMDQKESLKRIMEQKSNISAREEDVEAIVCGTFSSKFPEKFVVERITRHMLRGKLLLEVEVGMPPDIMICDAMEAAKEAEKEILNAASNIVHVNVQLRLGRPIPEFRYI; from the exons ATGGGATTCAGGTTCCAAAATCTAAATCCCATGTACAGATCCTACCTCTCAAGGCTCTCTTCACCCAAAAATCCCCATCCCAACCCCGTCATAGTCCAGTCCCTCAATCCCCATTTCCATATCTACTCTCCCCCTCTCTTCTCTGATAACCCCAATTACAGCATCCCCAGACGgtggcattttggtcattctCATGATCATCACGATCACCACCATAATATAACCAAGGAAGGAGAGAAAATATTCCGGTTGGGTCTAGGAGCGGATATTGGGTTAGCTACTACTAAAGCTTTGACTGGTTATTTATCTGGAAGCACCGCCATCATCGCCGACGCAGCCCATTCTATTTCCGACGTG GTTCTAAGTGGGGTTGCATTATGGTCATTCAAAGCTGCAAAGGCTCCCAAAGACGAAGAACACCCATATG GACATGGTAAATTTGAAACTCTTGGAGCCCTGGGAATTTCTTGTATGCTTTTGGCGACTGCTGGTGGTATTGCTTGGCATGCTTTAGATCTCCTAATT GCTTTACTGGATAACAAAAAGAGCTGGGGAAAGGCAGGGCAGTGGACTGATGAAAGCAAATGCATGGCATCACCGTGCAGATGCAATTTCATCTGTAGTTGCACTTATTGGGGTTG TGTCCTTGAACTTGTCGATGCTGCAATCCCTGCAGAACAGTTGGAGCCCataaatcaaacaattctACAAGTTGAAGGAGTCAAG GGATGCCATCGTTTGAGAGGAAGGAGAGCTGGTTCAAATCTGTACCTTGATGTACATATTGTG GTCGATCCCTTTTCTAGTATTAGTGCTGCACATGGCATTGGTGAAAATGTTCGTCATCAAATTCATAAATCACACCCTGAAGTGACTGAAGTTTTCATACACATAG ATCCTGCATATGTAGAGTTCTCTCCTGATGTAATGGACCAGAAAGAAAGTTTGAAGAGAATCATGGAACAGAAAAGTAATATTTCTGCCAGGGAGGAAGATGTTGAAGCAATTGTTTGTGGCACGTTTTCGTCAAAGTTTCCAGAG AAGTTTGTGGTTGAGCGCATAACCCGTCACATGTTGCGAGGAAAGCTATTACTCGAAGTTGAGGTTGGCATGCCTCCCGATATCATGATTTG CGATGCTATGGAAGCGGCGAAGGAAGCAGAAAAGGAGATACTGAATGCAGCTTCAAACATTGTTCACGTCAATGTTCAGCTAAGATTAGGGCGTCCCATTCCAGAGTTCAGGTACATATAG
- the LOC18613503 gene encoding protein indeterminate-domain 2, producing the protein MSNISGDDRSFSSGNTGEEVQQLEQKQQKQQLQNNFPGSGSGPSGASNSNGSTSQQPHQPVKKKRNLPGTPDPNAEVIALSPTTLMATNRFVCEICNKGFQRDQNLQLHRRGHNLPWKLRQRTTTEVRKRVYICPEPTCVHHNPARALGDLTGIKKHFSRKHGEKKWKCDKCSKKYAVQSDWKAHQKTCGTREYKCDCGTIFSRRDSFITHRAFCDALAEENNKVNQGLMNHMGSNLQNQMPELMSSMPMSNPNTSMGISDFNNFDPKNPLKSLPQELVPMPFKSMNMGGGMFSSSSGTLFGGPRSISAASSSLQLSSNSSSGFNYLQDSKNGCQIAGSPNMSATALLQKAAQMGATASNSINSPVMQKSFANSIAGTDQSIRPLSFGGIQQQNTSYDHFPSQTDQSSMVGISEGGFSNPLMQKSPNEMTQLFNAVTGSSANLNDMGMYASMFINGADRNQSLMKNMEHEDSGSTSLLQGRTPAMERNPTGPSIFGASTTGGSNMTTLDFMGIGGSRQQANLHEQQHQHQRLELEAISQQRLPIINPFQQQLSHGDSVIEKPIWDV; encoded by the exons ATGTCAAATATCTCAGGTGATGATAGAAGCTTCTCTTCAGGAAACACTGGAGAGGAAGTTCAGCAGCTTGAACAGAAGCAGCAGAAACAACAGCTGCAAAATAACTTTCCGGGCTCTGGTTCAGGACCTTCTGGTGCTTCTAACAGCAATGGTTCTACCTCTCAACAGCCACATCAACCagttaagaagaaaagaaatttaccaGGAACTCCAG ATCCAAACGCTGAAGTTATTGCTCTATCACCAACAACGCTTATGGCGACAAATCGATTCGTGTGTGAGATATGCAACAAAGGATTCCAAAGGGACCAAAACCTACAACTGCACCGACGAGGTCAcaatcttccatggaagctaAGGCAAAGGACGACCACTGAGGTCAGGAAACGAGTCTACATTTGCCCCGAGCCGACTTGTGTCCACCACAACCCGGCTCGTGCACTAGGGGATCTTACGGGAATAAAGAAGCATTTCAGCCGTAAGCATGGTGAGAAGAAATGGAAATGCGACAAGTGCTCAAAGAAATATGCTGTGCAATCTGATTGGAAAGCTCATCAGAAGACCTGTGGTACTAGGGAATACAAATGTGACTGTGGAACCATCTTTTCAAG GAGAGACAGCTTCATCACCCACAGAGCTTTCTGTGACGCATTAGCTGAAGAAAACAACAAGGTAAACCAAGGACTAATGAACCACATGGGATCAAACTTGCAAAACCAAATGCCAGAGCTCATGTCATCAATGCCAATGAGTAATCCCAACACATCTATGGGAATATCTGACTTCAACAACTTTGACCCGAAGAACCCGCTCAAATCCCTTCCCCAAGAGCTAGTGCCAATGCCATTTAAGTCCATGAACATGGGAGGAGGCATGTTTTCAAGCAGCTCAGGCACTCTGTTTGGTGGCCCAAGAAGCATTTCCGCAGCTTCCTCTAGCCTACAGCTTAGTTCAAATAGCTCCTCtggcttcaattatttacAAGACAGCAAAAATGGTTGCCAAATTGCGGGTTCGCCCAACATGTCTGCAACAGCCTTGCTACAGAAAGCAGCCCAAATGGGTGCAACTGCAAGCAATAGTATAAACTCTCCCGTGATGCAAAAAAGCTTTGCTAATAGCATCGCAGGTACTGACCAGTCCATTAGACCACTATCTTTTGGTGGAATTCAGCAGCAGAACACATCTTACGATCACTTCCCATCACAAACTGATCAGTCAAGCATGGTTGGGATCAGCGAGGGAGGATTCTCCAACCCGCTCATGCAGAAAAGCCCCAACGAAATGACCCAACTTTTTAATGCTGTCACAGGAAGCTCAGCAAATTTGAATGATATGGGAATGTACGCTAGCATGTTCATTAACGGAGCTGACCGAAACCAAAGCTTGATGAAGAACATGGAACATGAAGACAGTGGTAGCACTAGCTTGTTACAAGGAAGAACTCCGGCGATGGAAAGGAACCCAACAGGGCCATCAATATTTGGAGCGAGCACTACTGGAGGCAGTAACATGACGACCCTTGATTTCATGGGGATTGGGGGGTCAAGGCAGCAAGCCAATTTGCACGAACAGCAGCATCAGCATCAAAGATTGGAACTGGAAGCAATAAGCCAACAAAGACTGCCAATAATAAACCCTTTCCAGCAACAGCTCTCACATGGGGATTCAGTTATTGAAAAGCCAATCTGGGATGTCTGA